In Mus musculus strain C57BL/6J chromosome 9, GRCm38.p6 C57BL/6J, one genomic interval encodes:
- the Olfr147 gene encoding olfactory receptor 147, with product MISMLAGNGSSVTEFVLAGLTDRPELQLPLFYLFLIIYIITVVGNLGLIILIGLNPHLHTPMYYFLFNLSFIDLCYSSVFSPKMLINFVSEKNSISYAGCMTQLFLFLFFVISECYMLTSMAYDRYVAICNPLLYKVTMSPQICSVISFAAYGMGFAGSSAHTGCMLRLTFCNVNVINHYLCDILPLLQLSCTSTYVNEVVVLIVVGINITVPSFTILISYVFILANILNIKSTQGRAKAFSTCSSHIMAISLFFGSAAFMYLKYSSGSMEQGKISSVFYTNVGPMLNPLIYSLRNKDVKVALRKSLIKFREKTDFN from the coding sequence ATGATAAGCATGCTGGCTGGAAATGGCTCTTCTGTGACAGAATTTGTCCTTGCTGGTTTGACAGATCGTCCAGAGCTCCAGCTGCCTCTCTTTTACCTGTTTCTAATAATCTACATAATCACAGTGGTGGGAAACTTGGGCTTGATCATCCTGATTGGCCTCAATCCTCACCTGCACACCCCCATGTACTATTTCCTCTTCAACCTCTCCTTCATTGATCTCTGTTACTCTTCTGTCTTCAGCCCCAAAATGCTGATTAACTTTGTCTCTGAGAAGAATTCCATCTCCTATGCGGGGTGCATGACtcaactgtttctctttctcttttttgtcaTCTCTGAATGCTACATGTTGACCTCAATGGCCTAtgatcgctatgtggccatctgtaatCCACTATTGTATAAGGTCACCATGTCCCCTCAGATCTGTTCTGTGATATCTTTTGCTGCGTATGGGATGGGATTTGCTGGATCCTCTGCCCACACAGGCTGTATGCTCAGACTGACCTTCTGCAATGTCAATGTCATCAACCATTACTTATGTGACATTCTTCCTCTCCTTCAACTTTCCTGCACCAGTACCTATGTCAATGAGGTTGTGGTTCTCATAGTTGTGGGTATTAACATCACAGTTCCAAGCTTCACCATCCTCATTTCCTATGTTTTCATCCTTGCCAACATTCTAAACATCAAATCCACACAAGGAAGAGCAAAAGCCTTCAGCACCTGTAGCTCTCACATCATGgcaatttctcttttctttggatCAGCTGCATTTATGTATCTTAAATATTCTTCTGGATCTATGGAACAAGGAAAGATATCTTCAGTTTTCTACACTAATGTTGGTCCCATGCTCAACCCTCTGATTTACAGTTTGAGGAATAAGGATGTCAAGGTGGCATTAAGGAAATCATTGATTAAGTTCAGAGAAAAGACAGATTTTAATTAG